A region from the Andrena cerasifolii isolate SP2316 chromosome 9, iyAndCera1_principal, whole genome shotgun sequence genome encodes:
- the LOC143373508 gene encoding uncharacterized protein LOC143373508 isoform X9, producing MYIEINITTSRRRKTIGRKIMCQTKRFASHLKTQRSNHAGGIRIYVESFTLSPAGYRRVKSSSLSHNDNSFLSATYFVQYDIPCGRMDEKGQKLMRENKRISICSKKQRNQVISFNHGGIYRISTLKAYAEYFIKFKILVRHLNRKSLTELGTGTMYVNDIVQSENCSTTHRLIILNKGIKIGQLSVIVELVLDSTHFGSEYIDGIVSLKENIPVLETQRLSSQDRNKRSKSATEAQSKTSSQVSSVSAKEVDCLNTDRDLLVTKNISRHRTKNIDDKKVDAKDQETSINDKVLLQGLIYIAEGKDLPELNTYLICRAFWKQDKSRSQICNNTRNPCYQFCQLVPLIHDTDLLDRIKDNYIIIEVYHRNNNVDNLLGLAKLPIHQLYVAYRDPRVLPHLLLSKYPVVSVDGWVPIIDPVSSRSCGQLLALVALGTAEQIALLEMSRGLRNIGTTLQTISCPEMFSGCAQRLQNTKYSIKSGTYKLQSNMEIHTQDDAQHYTIDTAERETCFSNLKTQECQTDISTVKELKLNEESQEKISNSEHSVLHTLVDRLTHVLNVKASIDQAADTEIESEEKQGANVEEMCINELNFNNDSDESDNGSVRHTFQLPTETYRSVGVGAEYDEGVNQGSNAGYGTTVSNSPVDIRTEKESVDSARNETMFRAVIEIECALHLPKIEKADETIAPSTYVSFQANKSDRSKQLNSYMITNVFPDSCNPKWNWKCNTKLPTELLLHDERRFILKIWRILDTDTSTQLNLERDIVIGFSAIDLSLLINGFPTVSGWFHIMDFTGKCNGQIKVSITPLDNLSFFRKSTLTLNNMRVSTCNASQFGWFASCTGEMQSSDTERNVMPEQDENKSVYSENQLNGSVTHVGLEDASMSFLSLSLKQKLTELDEITKRLESRLRDVTNTAFEDDFENEFDLNEPNGDNENSDYKNADTIRSATPTNYNNNRMCQISQPDNKLLHNIDVTEDEKQNVPSTSEIENSGLEPYSSSRSRSRSRSRSRSRSRSRSRSSSSSSSSSNSSSSSSSKRAISYETIKPGSSKMSSSYTKRNLSNDNCETHHGDEHSVQDTRTSGDNFTDYPERGTKTHINYLLDKLSLQFPLQPHSTRSMPMKRNITDLMINLQQNNTDLQDGNRCRQKLKVCTVPTQTDNGDEEESIEMCENGTAGRLTDVNDAVNDEDEVATQSQISNKMSTVIREELVAEENSDTSKCDELTSYLVASNVRHMDLNNMFNPLFYKHLVPDLCHSQASSEGDAIERLDNRYVEAFSTSIDRRLNKVQNFMEDSGLSSENVEVFRMTPAGVAENIDDNIDMTLLRKSSYNDLLASNSTESTTTISFEKSQAELIDIVEMTEKSYSTSSDTSVPVLSRQAPDGGNPVEDVTTPLPLILQQADKVEDASFITYN from the exons ATGTACATTGAGATCAACATCACCACCTCCAG AAGACGCAAAACCATTGGAAGAAAAATCATGTGCCAAACCAAAAGGTTCGCGAGTCATTTAA AAACTCAACGCTCGAACCATGCAGGTGGAATTAGAATTTATGTGGAATCATTTACTCTAAGTCCTGCTGGCTATAGACGAGTTAAATCTTCTTCTTTATCAC ACAATGATAATAGCTTCTTGTCTGCAACATATTTTGTACAGTATGATATACCGTGTGGTCGTATGGACGAGAAAGGACAGAAACTAATGAGAGAAAATAAACGTATTAGCATATGTTCCAAGAAGCAAAGAAATCAAG TAATATCCTTCAATCATGGTGGCATATATAGAATATCAACACTAAAAGCATATGCAGAGTATTTCATAAAGTTTAAAATACTTGTCCGTCATCTTAATAGAAAATCGTTAACTGAATTAGGCACAGGTACTATGTACGTTAATGATATCGTACAAAGTGAGAATTGTAGTACCACACACCGTTTGATAATTCTTAATAAAGGAATCAAAATTGGCCAATTAAGCGTAATTGTAGAATTAGTCTTAGATTCCACTCACTTTGGGAGCGAGTATATCG ATGGTATAGTGTCTTTGAAAGAAAATATTCCTGTTTTGGAAACACAACGGCTATCGAGCCAAGATAGAAATAAAAGAAGCAAAAGTGCTACAGAAGCTCAATCGAAAACAAGTAGTCAAGTATCATCAGTTTCGGCAAAAGAGGTAGACTGTTTAAATACTGACCGAGATTTACTTGTTACAAAAAACATATCCCGACACAGGACAAAGAATATAGACGACAAGAAAGTTGATGCTAAAGATCAAGAAACCAGTATTAACGATAAG GTTTTACTTCAGGGCTTGATATATATAGCTGAAGGGAAAGATTTGCCAGAATTAAATACGTATTTAATATGTAGAGCATTTTGGAAGCAGGATAAGAGTAGAAGTCAAATTTGTAACAACACAAGAAATCCGTGTTACCAGTTCTGTCAA TTAGTACCTCTTATTCATGACACTGATTTGCTAGATCGTATTAAAGACAATTACATAATCATTGAAGTTTACCATAGAAATAACAATGTAGATAATCTACTGGGATTGGCGAAATTGCCTATACATCAATTATACGTTGCGTACAGAGATCCACGCGTACTGCCTCATTTGTTACTATCtaag TATCCTGTTGTAAGTGTAGATGGATGGGTACCAATTATTGATCCAGTATCTAGTCGATCCTGCGGTCAGTTACTTGCATTAGTAGCTCTTGGAACTGCGGAACAAATCGCATTGTTAGAAATGTCAAGAGGATTGCGTAATATCGGCACGACATTGCAAACAATAAGTTGTCCAGAAATGTTTTCTGGTTGCGCACAACGCTTGCAGaatacaaaatattctataaaatcTGGCACGTATAAATTACAATCAAACATGGAAATACATACACAAGACGATGCCCAGCATTATACTATAGATACAGCCGAGAGAGAAACGTGTTTctcaaatttaaaaactcaagaATGTCAGACAGACATTTCAACTGTTAAAGAATTGAAATTGAACGAAGAGTCGCAAGAGAAGATTTCAAATTCGGAACATTCAGTTTTACATACTTTAGTTGACCGTTTAACGCATGTTTTAAATGTGAAAGCCAGTATAGATCAGGCAGCAGACACAGAGATTGAATCAGAAGAAAAGCAAGGAGCTAACGTAGAAGAAATGTGCATAAACGAATTGAACTTTAATAATGATTCAGATGAGAGTGACAACGGTAGCGTTAGACATACTTTTCAGTTACCTACAGAAACTTATAGAAGCGTGGGCGTCGGTGCTGAGTACGACGAAGGGGTAAATCAGGGATCGAACGCTGGTTACGGTACCACAGTATCTAATTCTCCAGTTGACATTCGTACAGAAAAAGAATCTGTGGATTCTGCACGTAACGAAACAATGTTTAGAGCTGTTATAGAGATCGAATGCGCATTGCATCTGCCGAAAATAGAGAAAGCTGATGAAACCATTGCGCCAAGTACATATGTATCTTTTCAGGCCAATAAATCTGATCGTTCAAAACAGTTAAACTCGTACATGATTACCAATGTTTTCCCAGATAGTTGCAATCCCAAGTGGAACTGGAAATGTAATACGAAACTACCAACAGAATTACTTTTGCAC GATGAAAGGAGATTCATCTTAAAGATCTGGCGTATTTTAGACACGGACACCAGTACGCAACTGAACTTGGAGCGAGATATTGTTATTGGATTTTCTGCTATTGATCTCTCTCTCTTAATCAATGGATTTCCTACAGTGTCTGGGTGGTTTCATATAATGGACTTTACTGGCAAATGCAACGGACAAATTAAA gTATCTATAACACCACTGGATAATTTATCGTTCTTCCGAAAATCAACATTAACATTAAATAACATGCGAGTTTCAACGTGTAATGCATCACAATTCGGTTGGTTTGCATCATGTACTGGTGAGATGCAATCTAGTgatacagaaagaaatgttatGCCTGAACAGGATGAAAACAAGTCAGTATATAGTGAAAATCAACTGAACGGCTCTGTAACGCATGTTGGTCTTGAAGATGCATCTATGTCATTCTTATCCTTATCCTTGAA ACAAAAACTAACTGAATTAGATGAAATTACAAAACGGCTGGAATCGCGACTACGCGATGTCACAAACACAGCTTTTGAAGACgactttgaaaatgaattcGACTTAAATGAACCAAACGGTGATAATGAGAATAGTGACTACAAAAATGCAGATACTATTAGGTCCGCGACACCGACTAATTATAATAACAATAGAATGTGTCAAATATCTCAGCCAGACAACAAGTTATTGCATAATATAGATGTTACGGAGGACGAAAAACAAAATGTACCAAGTACAAGTGAAATTGAAAATAGTGGGCTCGAGCCCTATAGTAGTAGTCGTAGTCGTAGTCGTAGTCGTAGTCGTAGTCGTAGTCGTAGTCGTAGTCGTAGTCGTAGTAGTAGCAGTAGCagtagcagcagcaacagcagtagtagtagtagtagtaaaagAGCAATTAGTTATGAAACAATTAAACCTGGCTCCTCTAAAATGTCAAGTTCCTATACTAAACGAAACTTATCGAATGATAATTGTGAAACCCATCATGGAGATGAGCATTCGGTGCAAGATACTAGAACGTCGGGGGATAACTTTACCGATTACCCAGAACGTGGAACAAAAACTCATATAAACTACTTACTTGACAAGTTATCTTTGCAATTCCCTCTACAACCGCATTCGACTAGAAGTATGCCAATGAAGAGAAATATTACcgatttaatgataaatttacAACAAAACAACACCGATCTTCAAGATGGTAATAGGTGCAGACAAAAGCTGAAAGTATGCACCGTACCGACACAAACTGACAATGGAGATGAGGAGGAAAGTATTGAAATGTGTGAAAATGGAACGGCAGGTCGTCTGACTGATGTAAATGATGCGGTTAATGATGAAGATGAGGTAGCTACACAAtcacaaatttcgaataaaatgtcaACAGTAATCCGCGAAGAACTAGTTGCCGAGGAAAACAGCGATACATCAAAATGCGATGAATTGACAAGTTATCTGGTAGCTTCGAATGTTCGTCACATGGATTTAAATAACATGTTTAATCCGCTTTTCTATAAACATTTAGTGCCAGACCTATGTCATTCGCAGGCATCATCAGAGGGAGATGCCATTGAACGATTAGACAATCGTTATGTTGAAGCCTTTAGTACATCGATAGATAGGAgattaaataaagtacaaaaTTTCATGGAGGACAGTGGCTTATCTTCGGAAAATGTTGAAGTCTTTAGGATGACACCCGCGGGAGTGGCAGAGAATATTGACGATAACATTGACATGACTCTTCTCCGTAAATCCAGTTACAATGATCTACTAGCGAGTAATAGTACAGAGTCAACTACAACTATATCGTTTGAAAAGTCACAGGCGGAACTGATTGATATAGTAGAAATGACGGAAAAGAGTTATTCTACTTCTTCTGACACGTCTGTTCCTGTATTATCGAGGCAAGCCCCTGACGGTGGTAACCCCGTAGAAGATGTCACAACACCATTACCGTTAATTCTACAGCAGGCAGATAAAGTTGAAGATGCATCATTTATTACTTATAACTGA